Proteins co-encoded in one Meiothermus sp. genomic window:
- the acs gene encoding acetate--CoA ligase, with the protein MELEQLLKSKVSYQAPENLRQHANVPDFWAEYRRSLQDPEAFWGEQARRFHWFRPFEQVLEWNFPDHRWFVGGQTNITYNALDRHAQGSKRNQVALLYLSEDGSEQKLTYGELLDRVSRLATGLKSLGVEKGDRVIIYMPLTLEGIIAMLACARIGAIHSVVYAGLGVSALRERIVDAGARLVIAGDVSYRRGKPVDLESIVLQAIEDLDVHTIWFCRNKAVPEGPRFHDFNSLLWSHQPEAEAVPLDSEHPLFILYTSGSTGKPKGVLHVHGGYMVGTAYHLRTFFDVKDTDVYWATSDIGWIVGHSYIVYAPLLEGITSVLREGAPDYPNPAALWQAVERYRVNVMFTAPTAVRMFMKFGPEWPARHDLSSLRFIGVAGEPLNPEAWQWAVEHLMEGGKRGFVADNWWQTELGGPTLGTPLTLEGRPGFVGVPLPGVEATVVDAEGHEIAPGTGGLLALKRPFPHMMRTVWGNHARYTQYWTEIPGNVYAAGDVASKTAEGYFTVLGRADDVLNVAGHRIGTADVESALVSHPAVAEAAVIGVPDPIKGENIKAFVVLRVGREKTEALRDEIVQHVRLELGPIATPGELVFLDKLPKTRSGKILRRLLKAQEMGRDPGDLSTLEE; encoded by the coding sequence ATGGAACTCGAGCAACTGCTAAAATCCAAGGTCAGCTACCAGGCCCCCGAAAACCTGCGGCAGCACGCCAACGTCCCCGACTTCTGGGCCGAATACCGCCGCAGCCTGCAAGACCCCGAGGCGTTCTGGGGGGAACAGGCCCGGCGGTTTCACTGGTTCCGGCCCTTTGAGCAGGTGCTGGAGTGGAACTTCCCCGACCACCGGTGGTTCGTGGGCGGCCAGACCAACATCACCTACAACGCCCTGGATCGCCATGCCCAGGGTTCCAAGCGCAACCAGGTCGCGCTTTTATACCTGAGCGAAGACGGTAGCGAGCAGAAGCTTACCTACGGTGAGCTTCTGGATCGGGTTTCGCGCCTGGCCACAGGGCTAAAAAGTCTGGGCGTAGAAAAAGGCGATCGGGTGATCATCTACATGCCTCTTACTCTGGAGGGCATTATCGCCATGCTGGCCTGCGCCCGCATTGGCGCGATTCACTCGGTGGTGTACGCCGGGCTGGGGGTTTCGGCGCTGCGCGAGCGCATCGTGGACGCCGGGGCCAGGCTGGTAATTGCGGGGGACGTGAGTTACCGCCGGGGCAAGCCGGTAGACCTCGAGTCCATCGTGCTCCAGGCCATCGAAGACCTAGACGTTCACACCATCTGGTTCTGCCGCAACAAAGCCGTGCCCGAGGGGCCTCGCTTTCACGATTTCAACAGTTTGCTCTGGTCGCACCAACCCGAGGCCGAAGCGGTTCCGCTGGATAGCGAGCACCCTCTGTTTATCCTCTACACCTCGGGCTCCACCGGCAAACCCAAGGGTGTGTTGCACGTACACGGGGGCTATATGGTGGGCACGGCCTACCACCTGCGCACCTTTTTCGACGTGAAGGACACCGATGTCTACTGGGCCACCTCGGACATCGGCTGGATTGTGGGCCACAGCTACATCGTGTATGCGCCCTTGCTCGAGGGCATCACCAGCGTGCTGCGCGAGGGTGCGCCGGACTATCCCAACCCAGCAGCTTTGTGGCAGGCCGTTGAGCGTTACCGGGTCAACGTAATGTTTACCGCTCCAACGGCAGTTCGTATGTTCATGAAGTTTGGTCCCGAATGGCCCGCCCGGCACGACCTCTCGTCGCTACGGTTCATCGGGGTGGCCGGCGAGCCCCTCAACCCGGAGGCCTGGCAGTGGGCGGTTGAGCATCTGATGGAGGGCGGCAAGCGCGGCTTTGTAGCTGACAACTGGTGGCAGACCGAGCTGGGCGGCCCCACCCTGGGCACCCCCCTCACCCTGGAGGGCCGGCCCGGCTTTGTAGGGGTGCCCCTGCCCGGCGTGGAGGCCACGGTGGTGGATGCCGAGGGCCACGAAATAGCCCCCGGAACCGGTGGCTTGCTCGCGCTCAAGCGCCCCTTTCCCCACATGATGCGCACGGTCTGGGGTAATCACGCCCGCTATACCCAGTACTGGACGGAAATACCCGGCAACGTGTATGCCGCTGGCGACGTAGCCAGCAAAACCGCCGAAGGCTACTTCACGGTGCTGGGCCGTGCCGACGATGTGCTCAACGTGGCCGGACACCGCATTGGCACCGCCGACGTAGAGAGCGCCCTGGTCTCCCACCCGGCGGTGGCCGAGGCTGCCGTAATTGGGGTACCCGACCCCATCAAGGGAGAAAACATCAAGGCTTTCGTGGTGTTGCGGGTGGGGCGCGAAAAAACCGAGGCCCTGCGAGATGAAATCGTGCAGCATGTGCGGCTCGAGCTTGGCCCCATTGCTACCCCCGGTGAACTGGTTTTCCTGGACAAGCTCCCCAAGACCCGCAGCGGAAAAATCTTGCGACGCCTGCTCAAGGCCCAGGAGATGGGGCGGGATCCGGGCGATTTGAGCACGCTCGAGGAATAA
- a CDS encoding AMP-binding protein — translation MAQSRKLTTVQAALRVLAYLAEHPEGVEAARLAAFLGKSLSTAYALLASLVSEGFAEREGSTYRLSKSALAPSPNRLAEPEKLSDALEELYLRTRERTYLALLDREGKLRLSTRGRQGLPKLAGLEDQVAEGFHALALGKAVLAYMDSQAQAPHLQNLKAFTRLTITDPLTLEEELAKVRQMGFAVELEEHADGISGVAAPIFSPDGAVMGAFGVVVPSRRFPYAFTRLVQAVQEVARAASSRTRAEQPPSDEAKPLPASAPVYLGSSSEETPVWAPKPLVEKANLKDYPTEYRRSLEQPEAFWGAWAERFHWFNPWKRVREVDTPYHRWFVGATTNITYNALDRHADGPRRNQLALMALAGDGTVHKLTYRELRDLTARLAGGLLSLGIKPGDRVAVYMPTGLEMALTFLACARIGAVHVAIPAGLGSQALRERLKDTQARLLVAADRMYQGGRTLHFNHVLEEATQGLDIPVLWFSRGGTVRPLEFWDLIEAHRPTTPALPVDSEHPLFILYTSGSTGKPKGVVHVHGGYMVGITYHLRTLFDLKDGEISWATADLSWIVGHSYGLYAPLLEGLTTVLRAERLDYPDVSSFYETLEDCGVNVLIISPTWLRTLRKHGDEFAQNARLSDLRLVASVGEYLAPEVWHWAAKHLAHVVDHWWQTETGGPCLSTPLCMPAKPGKTGFPLPGVEVRVVDALGRELPPGQKGHLVIGQPFPHFMRTFWNNDERYLEQWSRIPGCYSTGDIAVRDSEGYIALLGRSDDVIKAGEMRIGTAEIEGAMLSHPSVAEVAAVGITNPELGEVIKLYVVLKTRETSLEVRAILADKLQAHLRRQLGNIHLPIEVEILDQLPRTKSGKILRRLLKAQELGDDPGDLSTLEP, via the coding sequence ATGGCACAGAGTCGTAAGCTAACCACCGTTCAAGCCGCGCTTCGGGTACTGGCCTACCTGGCCGAGCATCCCGAGGGGGTAGAAGCCGCTCGCCTGGCCGCTTTTCTGGGCAAAAGCCTCTCCACCGCCTATGCCCTGCTAGCCAGCCTGGTCTCGGAGGGCTTTGCCGAACGGGAGGGCAGCACCTACCGGCTCTCCAAAAGCGCGCTGGCGCCTTCGCCCAACCGCCTGGCCGAGCCCGAGAAGCTATCGGATGCCCTGGAAGAGCTTTATCTGCGTACCCGCGAGCGCACCTATCTGGCCCTTCTCGACCGCGAGGGTAAGCTGCGCCTATCCACCCGCGGCCGGCAGGGCCTACCCAAGCTAGCCGGGCTGGAGGATCAGGTCGCCGAGGGCTTTCATGCCCTGGCCCTGGGCAAGGCCGTGCTGGCCTACATGGACAGCCAGGCCCAGGCCCCCCACCTGCAAAACCTCAAGGCCTTTACCCGGCTCACTATCACCGACCCGCTGACCCTCGAGGAAGAGCTGGCCAAGGTGCGCCAGATGGGGTTTGCCGTGGAGCTCGAGGAGCACGCCGACGGCATCTCCGGGGTGGCCGCCCCCATTTTCAGCCCGGACGGTGCGGTGATGGGGGCTTTTGGGGTGGTGGTGCCCTCGAGGCGCTTTCCCTACGCCTTTACCCGGCTGGTGCAGGCCGTGCAGGAGGTAGCCAGGGCCGCTTCCAGCCGCACTCGAGCCGAACAACCGCCCTCGGATGAGGCCAAGCCCCTTCCCGCCAGCGCGCCGGTCTACCTGGGTTCGTCCAGCGAGGAAACCCCCGTCTGGGCCCCCAAGCCCCTGGTAGAAAAGGCCAACCTCAAGGACTATCCCACTGAGTACCGGCGCAGCCTCGAGCAGCCCGAGGCTTTCTGGGGCGCCTGGGCCGAGCGCTTCCACTGGTTCAACCCCTGGAAGCGGGTTCGGGAGGTGGACACCCCCTACCACCGCTGGTTCGTGGGGGCCACCACCAACATCACCTACAACGCCCTGGATCGGCACGCCGACGGCCCCCGCCGCAACCAGCTCGCCCTGATGGCCCTGGCCGGGGATGGCACCGTACACAAGCTAACCTACCGCGAGCTGCGCGACCTCACCGCCCGCCTGGCCGGTGGGCTGCTGTCGCTGGGCATCAAGCCCGGCGACCGGGTGGCGGTGTATATGCCCACCGGGCTGGAAATGGCCCTGACCTTCCTGGCCTGCGCCCGCATTGGAGCGGTGCACGTAGCCATTCCTGCCGGCCTGGGCAGCCAGGCCCTGCGTGAGCGCCTGAAGGATACCCAGGCCCGGCTGCTGGTGGCCGCCGACCGCATGTACCAGGGCGGGCGCACCCTGCACTTCAACCATGTGCTCGAGGAGGCCACCCAGGGTCTGGATATACCGGTGCTGTGGTTTAGCCGGGGCGGTACGGTCAGACCGCTGGAATTCTGGGATTTGATCGAGGCCCACCGCCCCACCACTCCCGCCCTGCCCGTGGATAGCGAGCATCCCCTGTTTATCCTGTATACCTCGGGCTCCACTGGCAAACCCAAGGGTGTGGTGCACGTGCACGGGGGCTACATGGTGGGCATCACCTACCACCTGCGCACCCTCTTCGACCTCAAAGACGGCGAGATCTCCTGGGCCACCGCCGACCTCTCCTGGATTGTGGGGCACAGCTACGGCCTGTACGCCCCTTTGCTGGAAGGCCTGACCACCGTGCTGCGGGCGGAGCGGCTCGACTACCCCGACGTGAGCAGCTTCTACGAGACGCTGGAGGACTGCGGGGTCAACGTGCTCATCATCAGCCCCACCTGGCTGCGCACCCTGCGCAAACACGGCGACGAGTTCGCCCAGAATGCCCGTCTGTCCGACCTGCGACTGGTCGCCAGCGTGGGGGAGTACCTGGCCCCCGAGGTCTGGCACTGGGCCGCCAAGCACCTGGCCCACGTGGTGGATCACTGGTGGCAGACCGAGACCGGCGGCCCCTGCTTATCCACCCCCCTGTGCATGCCGGCCAAACCCGGCAAGACGGGCTTCCCCTTGCCGGGAGTCGAGGTGCGGGTAGTGGACGCCCTGGGACGCGAGCTGCCCCCCGGTCAGAAAGGCCACCTGGTCATCGGGCAACCCTTCCCCCACTTCATGCGCACCTTCTGGAACAACGACGAGCGCTACCTCGAGCAGTGGAGTCGCATTCCCGGCTGCTACAGCACCGGCGATATCGCCGTACGCGACAGCGAGGGCTACATTGCCCTCCTGGGCCGCTCGGACGACGTGATCAAAGCTGGCGAAATGCGTATTGGTACGGCTGAAATTGAAGGGGCCATGCTTTCCCATCCTTCGGTGGCAGAGGTCGCTGCCGTGGGAATTACCAACCCCGAGCTGGGCGAGGTGATCAAGTTGTATGTAGTGCTGAAAACCCGCGAGACCAGCCTCGAGGTGCGCGCCATCCTGGCCGACAAGCTGCAAGCCCACCTACGCCGCCAACTGGGCAACATCCACCTGCCCATCGAGGTAGAAATCCTGGACCAGCTACCCCGCACCAAGAGCGGCAAAATCCTGCGCCGCCTGCTCAAAGCCCAGGAACTCGGCGACGATCCGGGCGACCTGTCCACCCTCGAGCCATGA